One stretch of Chitinophaga pendula DNA includes these proteins:
- a CDS encoding transglycosylase domain-containing protein: protein MKRSVKILWRVVLGCLALFIILLLLVNFRVIGNMPSMEELENPRAALAAEVIADDGTILGKYYQVDRSSSEYNEISKNVINALIATEDERFFDHSGIDARSTMAIPFYLLVGKKRGSSTITQQLALNLQADNTGRQRASNPILRGFQKLQEWIIAVKLERNFTKEEIITLYLNTVAFGDNVYGIENGARTFFSKDAGHLSVEEAAILVGMLKGNTLYNPRRNPQLALARRNTVIDQMEKNGYITAADAAAAKSKPIVLRYNKIDHNKGLAPYFREVLRDELKAWCKEHKKADGSEYNLYRDGLKIYTTINPRMQLYAEEAVAKHLKDLQKVFAQQGNVKSGSVWKDWQKYLDRYMKESDRYKSMKADDASDEEIKKAFNTPTKMKVFSWRSTTEPDLNEIDTVMTPMDSIRYMRAILQAGFMAMDPESGEVKAWVGGPDFRYFKNDHVAKTRRQVGSTFKPFLYCFALMNGMSPNTVLPNEPVSFPKFNYTLSRNSEGSVGGSITMAGALAKSLNLVSAYLIKQLGPQAFADFAKNKIGFSSDIPPYPSIALGTPEISLFEMLQAYTMFPGRGINTKPIYITRIEDRNGNILDTYAPVKREVISENEAYTMVKMMEGVVAPGGTGARMRFRYNMKGEMAGKTGTTNDNTDGWFLGYTPQLLAGAWVGCENQFLRFSTTAVGQGANTGLPIWAYFMQKVYGDKTLKVDDKSKFTVPANMQSDIYLNYENNVAPGAEAEDVGSGSASDYEYIDVEKYGEDANGKQEEKSKEKEPAREKDAGKNATPNQQPSHNTPKAVYPGGKKEN, encoded by the coding sequence ATGAAAAGATCGGTGAAAATATTGTGGCGGGTGGTATTGGGTTGTCTGGCCCTGTTTATTATACTACTGCTACTGGTCAACTTCAGGGTGATTGGCAATATGCCTTCTATGGAAGAACTGGAAAACCCACGTGCCGCATTGGCCGCTGAAGTGATCGCCGACGACGGTACCATCCTGGGTAAATATTACCAGGTGGACCGTTCCAGCTCCGAATACAACGAGATCTCCAAAAACGTGATCAATGCCCTTATCGCTACGGAAGATGAGCGCTTTTTTGATCACTCCGGTATAGATGCCAGAAGTACCATGGCTATCCCCTTTTACCTGCTGGTAGGTAAAAAAAGGGGATCCAGTACGATCACACAACAGCTGGCCCTTAACCTGCAGGCAGATAATACCGGCCGTCAACGTGCCAGTAACCCCATACTCCGCGGCTTTCAGAAATTACAGGAATGGATCATCGCCGTTAAACTGGAACGCAATTTTACCAAAGAAGAGATCATCACCCTTTACCTGAATACAGTAGCCTTCGGCGATAACGTATATGGTATAGAGAACGGCGCCCGTACCTTCTTCAGCAAAGATGCAGGGCATCTATCTGTAGAAGAAGCTGCCATCCTCGTAGGCATGCTGAAAGGAAATACCCTCTATAACCCCCGCCGTAATCCACAGCTTGCGCTGGCACGTCGTAATACGGTGATCGACCAGATGGAGAAAAATGGCTACATCACGGCCGCTGACGCAGCCGCTGCTAAAAGTAAACCCATCGTACTCCGCTATAACAAGATAGACCACAACAAAGGACTGGCTCCCTACTTCCGGGAAGTGCTGCGCGATGAACTGAAAGCCTGGTGTAAAGAACATAAAAAAGCAGATGGCTCGGAGTATAATCTCTACCGTGATGGGTTGAAAATTTATACCACTATTAATCCACGCATGCAGCTGTATGCCGAAGAAGCAGTAGCTAAACACCTCAAAGACCTGCAGAAAGTATTCGCCCAACAAGGCAACGTTAAAAGCGGCAGTGTATGGAAAGACTGGCAGAAATACCTGGACCGGTATATGAAAGAATCTGACCGCTATAAATCCATGAAAGCTGATGATGCCTCTGACGAAGAGATCAAAAAAGCTTTCAACACCCCTACCAAAATGAAGGTATTCTCCTGGAGAAGTACTACAGAGCCGGATCTCAATGAGATCGATACGGTAATGACGCCGATGGATTCCATCCGGTACATGCGTGCTATCTTACAGGCCGGCTTTATGGCCATGGATCCCGAAAGCGGTGAGGTAAAAGCATGGGTAGGCGGTCCGGACTTCCGTTATTTCAAAAACGACCACGTTGCCAAAACCCGCCGTCAGGTAGGTTCTACTTTCAAACCATTCCTGTATTGTTTTGCCCTGATGAATGGCATGTCACCCAATACGGTATTACCCAATGAACCGGTATCTTTCCCTAAGTTCAACTACACCCTCTCCCGTAACTCGGAAGGTAGTGTAGGGGGTAGCATCACCATGGCAGGTGCATTGGCCAAATCACTCAACCTGGTATCCGCCTACCTGATCAAACAACTGGGTCCACAGGCTTTTGCAGATTTTGCTAAGAATAAGATCGGCTTCAGCAGCGATATTCCTCCTTACCCATCCATTGCGCTGGGTACACCGGAGATCTCCCTGTTCGAAATGCTACAGGCCTATACCATGTTCCCAGGCCGGGGTATCAATACCAAACCTATCTACATCACCCGCATAGAAGATCGTAATGGCAATATCCTCGACACCTATGCTCCTGTAAAAAGGGAAGTGATCAGCGAAAACGAAGCCTATACAATGGTCAAAATGATGGAAGGTGTGGTAGCACCGGGTGGTACCGGCGCCAGGATGCGTTTCCGCTACAACATGAAAGGAGAAATGGCAGGCAAGACAGGTACTACCAACGATAATACGGATGGATGGTTCCTGGGTTACACCCCCCAGCTGCTGGCAGGTGCCTGGGTAGGATGTGAAAATCAATTCCTCCGCTTCAGCACTACCGCTGTAGGACAGGGTGCCAATACCGGTCTTCCCATCTGGGCATATTTCATGCAAAAAGTATACGGCGACAAAACCCTCAAAGTAGACGACAAATCCAAATTCACCGTACCGGCTAACATGCAGAGCGATATCTATCTCAATTATGAGAACAACGTAGCGCCGGGCGCAGAAGCGGAAGACGTAGGTAGCGGCAGCGCCAGCGATTATGAATATATCGATGTGGAAAAATATGGCGAAGATGCCAATGGCAAACAGGAAGAAAAATCTAAAGAGAAAGAACCTGCCCGCGAAAAAGACGCTGGCAAAAACGCCACGCCCAATCAGCAGCCATCCCACAACACACCCAAAGCCGTGTATCCCGGTGGCAAAAAAGAAAACTGA
- a CDS encoding efflux RND transporter permease subunit, with protein sequence MIRNILIFSLRNRWAVIIAAVVLSVLGYWCFTQLKIEAYPDIADTNVIIVAPYEGRAAEEVEQQVTVPIERALNNVPRVLDRRSRTIFGLSVVQLTFQDGTDDYFARQQVIERLSSVQLPDGVTPELAPLTTAVGEIYRYVVEAPPNYTPMQLRDLQDWVIRPAILQVPGIADVTNFGGPLKQFHILTAPDKLRKYNLKLQDVIDAVQKNNQNTGGNVIERGGQGFAVRGLGTVKSEKDIQNIVLTSVSGTPVYIKDVATVETTPPPPAGVLGYAVPDEGIDKIGSPEGIILLRRGENPSEVLKVLKAKIADLTDTELPEGVKMRVLYDRSFLINHSLETVSHTLLEGVSIVIIILVLFLGSIRSALVVTATIPFALLFAFILMRLTGIPANLLSLGAIDFGIIVDGACVMAEHLIRRYRHATEQEKKSGIVGITLSAAQEVGREIFFSVTIIILAYTPILLMTRVEGKLFSPMALTLAFAVIGSMICALSLIPVLISFAYKKALSSTKPMKAHKNVVLDFLEARYKSSLNFFLRFHKQTVIVAGVIILLFISVGAKLGSEFLPELDEGSIFMRSFLPAGVTIQENAKIAPRIREIAAKYPPVKYVITQSGRNDDGTDPFPANRTEILIGLKDYKLWSDTISKKELVRRMQQDLERNIPGASFNSGQPIIDQVMEIVTGSAADLAISVVGDDLSLMRRKADSIATIVKATPGSASVNIEQEGTQSQLAIKINRESAARFGINVSDIQGMIEAAIGGKPIGALYDGTKRYDIIIRYLPEYRNTVEAIKSLQVSSATGALIPMEQLADIQFIDGQTNIYRLDGKRMITVRTNVRGRDQGSFVSELQEKISAQIKVPKGYDIIYGGQYENLERAGKQLSLTIPLTVVIVFVFLFMLFKSMKQTFVTMSCILVAMAGGIIALFIRGYHFNVSGGVGFVSIFGISVMAGVLLVSALNRELYKSPLTLKASVLKVSVDQFKAIMMMLIVAIIGLVPAAISTGIGSDVQRPLATVIIGGLTFTLLFTPVVIPPLYYWLQKSSQPPAPKEDTEPVID encoded by the coding sequence ATGATTCGCAATATCCTTATATTCTCTTTACGCAACCGCTGGGCCGTTATCATTGCAGCAGTAGTACTGTCTGTACTTGGATACTGGTGCTTTACACAACTGAAAATAGAAGCATACCCGGACATTGCCGATACCAATGTTATCATTGTGGCCCCCTATGAAGGGAGGGCTGCAGAAGAAGTAGAACAACAGGTGACCGTTCCTATTGAAAGGGCGCTCAACAACGTACCACGGGTACTTGATCGCAGAAGCCGTACTATCTTCGGTCTTTCTGTCGTGCAGCTCACCTTCCAGGACGGTACCGACGACTACTTCGCCCGTCAGCAAGTAATAGAAAGACTTTCTTCCGTACAGCTGCCCGACGGCGTAACTCCGGAGCTGGCTCCTCTTACCACTGCTGTGGGTGAAATATACCGTTATGTAGTAGAAGCGCCGCCGAACTATACTCCCATGCAGCTCCGCGATCTGCAGGACTGGGTGATAAGACCCGCCATTCTCCAGGTACCAGGTATCGCGGATGTTACCAACTTCGGCGGACCACTGAAACAATTCCATATACTCACCGCCCCGGATAAACTGCGTAAATACAATCTGAAACTACAGGATGTTATCGACGCAGTACAAAAAAATAACCAGAACACCGGTGGTAACGTCATAGAAAGAGGAGGTCAAGGCTTTGCCGTACGTGGGCTGGGTACCGTAAAATCGGAAAAAGATATCCAGAATATCGTACTCACCTCCGTTAGCGGTACGCCCGTATACATTAAAGACGTAGCAACCGTAGAGACCACACCGCCGCCACCGGCAGGCGTATTGGGATATGCCGTACCCGATGAAGGTATTGACAAAATAGGCTCGCCGGAAGGTATCATTCTCCTGCGTAGAGGAGAGAATCCCAGCGAAGTATTGAAAGTGCTAAAGGCCAAAATAGCCGACCTTACCGATACCGAACTACCGGAAGGCGTGAAAATGAGAGTGCTCTATGACAGGAGCTTCCTGATCAACCACTCTCTCGAAACGGTATCGCATACCCTGCTGGAAGGCGTAAGTATTGTAATCATCATCCTCGTACTTTTCCTGGGTAGTATCAGATCTGCGCTGGTAGTGACCGCCACGATTCCTTTCGCGCTGCTGTTCGCATTCATCCTCATGCGACTCACTGGTATACCTGCCAACCTATTGTCCCTGGGGGCGATCGACTTCGGTATTATCGTTGACGGCGCCTGCGTAATGGCAGAACACCTCATCCGCCGGTACCGGCATGCTACCGAACAGGAAAAGAAAAGCGGTATCGTTGGCATCACCCTCTCCGCTGCCCAGGAAGTAGGCCGGGAGATCTTTTTCTCCGTTACCATCATCATCCTGGCTTATACCCCCATCCTGCTTATGACCCGTGTGGAAGGTAAACTGTTCTCTCCCATGGCCCTCACGCTGGCATTCGCGGTAATAGGCTCTATGATATGCGCCCTTTCATTAATACCGGTACTGATATCCTTCGCTTACAAAAAGGCACTGTCTTCTACCAAACCTATGAAAGCGCATAAGAACGTCGTACTCGACTTTCTTGAAGCCAGGTATAAAAGTTCGCTCAATTTCTTCTTGCGGTTTCACAAACAGACGGTGATCGTCGCTGGAGTGATCATCCTGTTATTCATTAGCGTAGGTGCTAAACTTGGTTCTGAATTCCTGCCCGAACTGGATGAAGGCTCTATCTTCATGCGTTCTTTCCTTCCGGCAGGTGTTACCATCCAGGAAAATGCCAAAATAGCTCCACGGATCAGGGAGATCGCTGCGAAATATCCGCCGGTTAAATACGTCATTACCCAGTCCGGTCGCAACGATGATGGTACCGATCCTTTCCCGGCCAACCGTACCGAAATACTGATCGGCCTCAAAGATTATAAACTCTGGAGCGATACCATCAGCAAAAAAGAACTGGTAAGACGTATGCAGCAAGATTTGGAAAGAAACATTCCCGGCGCTTCCTTTAATTCTGGTCAGCCTATCATCGACCAGGTAATGGAGATTGTAACCGGTAGTGCCGCTGATCTCGCGATCTCTGTGGTAGGCGACGACCTCTCCCTCATGCGCCGCAAAGCTGATAGTATAGCGACCATCGTAAAAGCGACGCCAGGTTCCGCCTCTGTCAACATCGAACAGGAAGGTACCCAGTCGCAGCTGGCAATCAAAATAAACAGGGAAAGCGCAGCCCGCTTTGGTATTAATGTAAGTGATATACAAGGCATGATAGAAGCAGCGATCGGTGGTAAACCCATCGGCGCCCTCTACGATGGCACCAAGAGATATGATATCATTATCCGCTACCTGCCCGAATACCGCAATACCGTAGAAGCCATCAAAAGTCTGCAGGTATCCTCCGCCACAGGAGCTCTCATTCCGATGGAACAACTGGCAGACATACAATTCATCGACGGCCAGACCAATATTTACCGCCTGGATGGCAAACGTATGATCACCGTGCGTACCAACGTCCGTGGACGTGACCAGGGCTCTTTCGTATCAGAACTACAGGAGAAAATCAGTGCACAGATCAAAGTGCCGAAAGGATATGACATCATCTACGGCGGTCAGTACGAAAACCTGGAACGGGCTGGTAAACAATTATCACTCACCATCCCGCTGACCGTAGTGATCGTATTCGTATTCCTGTTCATGCTGTTCAAGAGTATGAAACAGACCTTCGTTACCATGAGCTGTATACTGGTAGCGATGGCAGGTGGTATCATTGCCCTTTTTATACGGGGATATCACTTCAATGTATCCGGCGGTGTTGGTTTCGTATCCATATTCGGTATATCGGTCATGGCCGGCGTACTGCTGGTATCAGCCCTGAACCGGGAACTATACAAATCACCGCTTACCCTGAAAGCATCTGTACTCAAGGTATCCGTAGATCAGTTCAAGGCTATTATGATGATGCTGATAGTGGCTATCATCGGTCTTGTACCTGCAGCGATCAGCACAGGTATAGGCTCCGACGTACAACGCCCATTAGCTACTGTAATTATCGGTGGATTGACATTTACACTGCTGTTCACACCAGTGGTAATTCCACCGCTCTACTACTGGTTGCAGAAATCCAGCCAACCACCTGCACCTAAAGAAGATACCGAACCGGTAATCGACTGA
- a CDS encoding TolC family protein, whose protein sequence is MIQKIFLSLLCTIILTRIAQAQSGLTMQQAMRTAQKNNPFLKPESLNTAIAQGDVITAGLRPNPKLNNQTLQLMESKRFAEGTKFYNNQNRQVWWQLTKEFQLAGQRKYKIEVAEKTVNLAAKNYSGTEMGVVSATGNKWLDVWYSKMNLDLVTQAKTNIDSLVSTQTIRLKNQVISESELARTQLLSDQYLLQLHSATESYRNEVRNLQLLMGSIDTLQIDANDPVITLAVIEQVDSLISLSYRQRPDLQVAQGNIDIAHSNIKLQRSLSHPVPEMGFIWNPQNTVPYFGFFGTIDLPFFSRNQGEIKKSKLQLQQTEQALAAIKQQAQTEVQTAFNSFQLNKEAVAKYSNILARSEQVLQSVRYAYTRGGTTIIDFLDAQRTWFDTQKMYYAALYDYRKSYLQLLYVTGLINQL, encoded by the coding sequence ATGATCCAAAAAATCTTTCTCAGCCTGCTCTGTACCATTATCCTTACACGGATAGCCCAGGCACAGTCAGGGCTTACTATGCAACAGGCAATGCGAACGGCACAAAAGAATAACCCCTTCCTCAAACCGGAAAGTCTTAACACTGCTATTGCGCAGGGGGATGTGATCACGGCCGGACTAAGGCCCAATCCCAAACTGAACAATCAGACCCTCCAGCTGATGGAAAGTAAACGTTTCGCCGAAGGCACGAAATTTTACAATAACCAGAACCGCCAGGTATGGTGGCAGCTCACAAAAGAGTTTCAGCTGGCAGGACAACGTAAATACAAAATAGAGGTCGCCGAAAAAACAGTGAACCTCGCCGCCAAAAACTACAGCGGTACTGAAATGGGTGTAGTCTCCGCTACCGGTAATAAATGGCTGGACGTCTGGTACAGTAAAATGAACCTCGACCTTGTTACACAGGCCAAAACCAACATCGATAGCCTCGTCAGCACACAAACGATCCGGCTGAAAAACCAGGTGATCAGCGAAAGTGAACTGGCCAGAACGCAACTGCTCTCCGATCAATACCTGCTGCAATTACATTCCGCTACAGAAAGCTATCGCAATGAAGTACGCAATCTTCAATTACTGATGGGAAGCATCGACACCTTGCAGATCGATGCCAATGATCCGGTAATTACCCTGGCAGTCATCGAGCAGGTGGATAGCCTCATCAGTCTTTCTTACCGCCAACGACCAGACCTCCAGGTAGCCCAGGGCAATATCGATATCGCACATAGTAACATCAAACTACAACGATCCCTGTCCCATCCTGTACCGGAAATGGGCTTCATTTGGAACCCGCAGAATACCGTCCCCTACTTTGGTTTCTTCGGTACCATCGATCTTCCTTTCTTCAGTCGTAACCAGGGAGAGATCAAAAAGTCCAAACTGCAACTACAACAGACCGAACAGGCACTGGCTGCTATCAAACAACAGGCACAGACGGAAGTACAGACCGCCTTCAACTCTTTTCAGCTGAATAAAGAAGCCGTGGCAAAATACAGCAACATACTCGCCCGGTCCGAGCAAGTATTGCAATCCGTGAGATACGCATATACCCGCGGGGGTACTACCATCATCGACTTTCTCGATGCACAACGTACCTGGTTCGATACCCAGAAGATGTATTATGCAGCCTTATACGACTATCGCAAAAGCTATCTCCAATTATTATACGTAACAGGATTAATTAATCAACTCTAA
- a CDS encoding DUF190 domain-containing protein, which yields MLQAQIFLDKNDLYGAQPLYEFIMQLLLINNIKGATAYQGIMGFGTNQQIKRPNQIFSFDDPPIMITFIDEENKVREVLHRLRTEYKGGFIITHQVDQFGL from the coding sequence ATGCTACAAGCGCAGATCTTCCTCGACAAAAATGATCTTTACGGTGCACAACCGTTGTATGAATTCATCATGCAACTCCTGCTGATCAATAACATCAAAGGAGCTACCGCCTATCAGGGCATCATGGGCTTTGGCACCAATCAACAGATCAAACGCCCCAACCAGATATTCTCCTTCGACGATCCCCCCATCATGATCACCTTTATCGATGAGGAAAATAAAGTACGCGAAGTACTTCATCGTCTCAGAACAGAATATAAAGGAGGATTTATTATTACACATCAAGTAGACCAGTTCGGATTATGA
- a CDS encoding efflux RND transporter periplasmic adaptor subunit — MFQMKSIVAPLLIAALPAILLSCGSHSPEKKAAPVSNKPVVKDSGRIVQFPADSLTLSYFKVAGVTKSDLNTALSAPARVVATVVHSSENAAQNIVLFDNPDITGAYTEMLQHIINIREKTSIIQQKKAIVSQKQIELDRFQDLAEHGAGTGKDVSNAKTDLISAQTDLAVAQTELANEKTAIIQHESTLKLAGFDPKGLLNAPPKKIWIICDMPENQVAKVKEGSTCHLKFTSYPDQSFSGTIENIGEVVDNITRMVKLRIGLNDSKGQLKAGMFANVTFDVSEGNTLSIPRSALITVQGKNYVFLKGNDNTFERREVLIGTQVTDRIVIYNGLAEGDKIVTDGAMELKGISFGY; from the coding sequence ATGTTTCAGATGAAAAGTATAGTAGCACCTCTACTCATAGCTGCACTGCCGGCCATCCTGCTATCCTGTGGTTCCCACAGTCCGGAAAAAAAAGCAGCACCCGTATCAAATAAGCCTGTCGTAAAAGACAGCGGACGCATCGTACAGTTCCCGGCCGATAGCCTTACTTTAAGTTATTTCAAAGTAGCCGGAGTAACCAAAAGCGATCTTAACACCGCCTTGTCAGCTCCGGCCAGAGTAGTCGCCACCGTAGTTCACAGCTCCGAAAACGCAGCACAGAATATCGTACTATTCGACAATCCCGATATCACCGGTGCCTACACTGAGATGCTGCAACACATCATCAATATCCGGGAAAAAACAAGCATCATACAACAGAAAAAAGCAATCGTCAGCCAGAAACAGATCGAACTCGACCGCTTCCAGGACCTCGCCGAACATGGCGCCGGTACCGGTAAAGACGTATCTAATGCCAAAACCGATCTTATCAGCGCTCAAACCGATCTGGCCGTTGCTCAGACAGAACTGGCCAACGAAAAGACCGCTATTATTCAACATGAGTCTACCTTAAAACTGGCAGGTTTCGATCCCAAAGGCCTTCTGAATGCTCCTCCCAAAAAGATATGGATCATCTGCGACATGCCGGAAAACCAGGTAGCCAAAGTAAAAGAAGGCAGCACCTGTCATCTTAAATTTACCTCCTACCCGGATCAAAGCTTCAGCGGTACCATCGAAAATATCGGCGAAGTGGTAGATAATATCACCCGCATGGTGAAGTTACGCATTGGGCTAAACGATAGTAAAGGACAATTAAAAGCCGGTATGTTCGCCAACGTCACTTTTGACGTCAGCGAAGGCAACACCCTTTCTATACCCAGGTCCGCCCTTATTACCGTACAAGGTAAAAACTACGTGTTCCTGAAAGGCAACGATAACACGTTCGAGCGCCGCGAAGTCCTTATCGGTACACAAGTGACCGACCGTATCGTTATCTATAACGGGCTGGCAGAAGGCGACAAGATCGTTACCGATGGCGCAATGGAACTGAAAGGTATTTCATTTGGATACTAA